In a single window of the Acidobacteriota bacterium genome:
- a CDS encoding ketoacyl-ACP synthase III, with protein MRRTVIAGTGSYIPQRRVSNDEFLDNRFFIDYDQPIDRADNNRTVEKFEEITEIAERRYAEDDQVASDLGTLASEKAIQAAGIDPESLDYIIFAHNFGDVLAANRRCDFCPSLAARVKQHLGIANPECIAYDLPFGCPGWVQGVIQADYFLRSGDASRALVIGGETLSRISDPHDRDSMIYSDGAGATVLEVHETENEIGILAHAARSDTIDHARLLWMGESYDRSNADETLYLKMYGRKLYNYALSNVPGVVKKSLDRAGLSLENVKKVFLHQANAKMDDAILKRLFKLYEVREIPEGIMPMSISWLGNSSVATVPTLVDMVARGEMDGQRVDPGDAVVLASVGAGMNINSVVYRWV; from the coding sequence ATGCGCCGAACAGTGATCGCGGGAACGGGGAGCTACATTCCGCAAAGACGGGTGAGCAACGACGAGTTCCTCGACAACCGATTCTTCATCGATTACGACCAGCCGATCGACAGGGCTGACAATAACAGGACAGTCGAAAAATTCGAGGAGATCACGGAGATAGCCGAGCGCCGATATGCGGAGGACGATCAAGTCGCTTCGGACCTCGGTACTCTGGCTTCCGAGAAGGCGATTCAAGCCGCCGGGATCGATCCCGAGTCTCTGGATTACATCATTTTTGCCCACAATTTCGGTGATGTCCTTGCAGCCAACCGTCGCTGCGACTTCTGTCCCAGTCTGGCCGCGCGGGTCAAGCAGCATCTCGGGATCGCCAACCCCGAGTGCATCGCCTACGATCTGCCCTTCGGGTGTCCCGGCTGGGTTCAAGGCGTCATTCAAGCGGACTATTTTCTGAGATCGGGTGACGCATCTCGTGCCTTGGTGATCGGTGGGGAAACCCTGTCCCGCATTTCCGATCCCCACGATCGAGACAGCATGATCTATTCGGATGGCGCCGGGGCGACGGTGCTCGAGGTCCACGAGACGGAAAATGAAATTGGCATTCTCGCTCACGCGGCGCGCTCGGACACGATCGATCACGCGCGCCTGCTGTGGATGGGGGAGTCGTACGATCGTAGTAACGCAGACGAGACCCTCTACCTCAAGATGTATGGCCGCAAGCTCTACAACTACGCCCTTTCCAATGTGCCGGGGGTGGTCAAGAAGAGTCTCGACCGCGCTGGGTTGAGCCTGGAAAATGTCAAAAAGGTCTTTCTTCATCAGGCGAACGCCAAGATGGACGACGCGATCCTCAAGCGCCTGTTCAAGCTCTACGAGGTCAGAGAGATCCCCGAGGGGATCATGCCGATGAGCATATCGTGGTTGGGCAACTCGTCGGTTGCGACCGTGCCGACGCTGGTCGATATGGTGGCACGCGGAGAAATGGATGGTCAGCGGGTTGATCCGGGCGATGCCGTGGTCCTGGCATCAGTCGGAGCCGGCATGAACATCAACTCGGTGGTCTACCGCTGGGTGTGA